A genome region from Magnolia sinica isolate HGM2019 chromosome 8, MsV1, whole genome shotgun sequence includes the following:
- the LOC131252851 gene encoding laccase-17-like gives MALLRASGAALLLVLSTMFLFPELGRADHAGITRHYKFDIRLQNVTRLCHSKSIVTVNGQFPGPKIVAREGDRVVVKVVNHVQNNITLHWHGVRQLRSGWADGPAYVTQCPIQTGQTYVYNFTIIGQRGTLFWHAHISWMRSTIYGPIVILPKRGVPYPFIKPYKEVPIIFGEWFNADTEAIITQALQTGAGPNVSDAYTINGLPGPLYNCSARDTFKLSVEPGKTYLLRLINAALNDELFFSIANHSLTIVDVDAIYVKPFDADILLITPGQTTNVLLKTKPHYPNATFFMSARPYATGNGTFDNSTTVGLLEYQRPNSSNTVGMKKLPLFRPSLPPLNDTSFATNYTNRLRSLANAQFPTNVPQTVDRRFFFTVGLGTQPCPKNQTCQGPNGNKFAASVNNVSFVLPTTALLQAHFFGQSNGIYNANFPNNPLIPFNYTGTPPNNTMVRNGTKVVVLPFNASIELVMQDTSILGAESHPLHLHGFNFFVVGQGFGNYNPNKDPSNFNLVDPVERNTVGVPSGGWVAIRFQADNPGVWFMHCHLEVHTSWGLKMAWVVLDGKLPNQKLPPPPSDLPKC, from the exons GTGCTGCATTGCTTCTTGTATTGAGTACCATGTTCCTCTTCCCTGAGCTCGGACGTGCCGATCATGCAGGCATTACCAGGCACTACAAGTTCGAC ATTCGGTTGCAGAATGTGACGCGGCTGTGCCACTCGAAGAGTATCGTGACTGTCAATGGCCAGTTTCCAGGGCCGAAGATCGTAGCGAGAGAAGGTGATAGGGTCGTTGTTAAGGTGGTTAACCATGTTCAGAACAATATCACCCTGCATTG GCATGGAGTTCGACAACTCAGGAGTGGATGGGCAGATGGACCTGCATACGTGACCCAGTGCCCCATTCAAACTGGCCAAACCTACGTCTACAACTTCACCATTATTGGCCAAAGGGGTACCCTCTTTTGGCATGCACACATCTCATGGATGAGATCGACCATCTACGGTCCCATCGTGATCCTCCCCAAGCGCGGCGTCCCTTACCCATTCATCAAACCATACAAGGAAGTCCCGATCATCTTCG GCGAGTGGTTTAATGCAGACACTGAGGCCATCATTACACAGGCTCTACAGACTGGAGCTGGCCCAAACGTCTCGGATGCATACACTATCAATGGCCTCCCTGGTCCCTTGTACAACTGCTCTGCAAGAG ATACATTCAAGTTGAGTGTGGAGCCTGGGAAGACTTATCTCCTCCGTCTGATCAACGCTGCACTCAATGATGAGCTCTTCTTCAGCATCGCCAACCACTCCCTCACCATCGTCGATGTCGACGCCATCTATGTTAAGCCCTTTGATGCCGACATACTCCTTATCACACCAGGCCAAACCACAAACGTCCTCCTAAAGACCAAACCACATTACCCAAATGCAACATTCTTCATGTCGGCCCGACCCTATGCCACAGGCAATGGCACATTCGACAACTCCACAACCGTTGGATTACTTGAATACCAAAGACCCAATTCATCAAACACTGTTGGCATGAAGAAACTCCCACTCTTCAGGCCATCCCTTCCACCTCTGAATGACACTTCTTTCGCCACTAACTACACCAATAGACTGCGTAGCCTCGCCAACGCACAATTCCCCACCAATGTCCCTCAGACGGTTGATAGGCGGTTCTTCTTCACGGTCGGCCTTGGGACCCAGCCATGCCCCAAGAACCAAACATGCCAAGGGCCCAACGGCAACAAGTTCGCCGCATCTGTCAACAACGTCTCGTTTGTCCTGCCGACCACAGCCCTCCTCCAGGCCCACTTCTTCGGGCAATCCAATGGCATCTACAATGCTAACTTCCCAAATAACCCTCTAATCCCATTTAATTACACGGGTACCCCTCCGAACAACACGATGGTCAGAAATGGCACTAAGGTGGTGGTGCTTCCATTCAATGCGAGCATTGAGCTAGTGATGCAGGACACTAGCATTCTTGGAGCGGAGAGTCACCCTCTCCATCTCCATGGTTTCAATTTCTTCGTTGTCGGGCAAGGCTTCGGAAACTACAACCCCAACAAGGATCCGTCCAACTTCAATCTCGTCGACCCCGTCGAGAGGAATACCGTCGGAGTTCCATCAGGTGGTTGGGTCGCCATCCGCTTCCAAGCAGACAATCCAG GTGTATGGTTCATGCACTGCCACCTGGAAGTCCACACCAGCTGGGGCCTGAAGATGGCGTGGGTAGTCTTGGACGGGAAGCTGCCCAATCAGAAGCTGCCACCTCCACCTTCCGATCTTCCCAAGTGTTGA